One window from the genome of Desulfomonilia bacterium encodes:
- the pstC gene encoding phosphate ABC transporter permease subunit PstC: protein MNSIKERLIKLIFSILAFSSLVFLIGIIITLFKESYPFFSQFNILGSLFGIKWYPTAEPPEFGMFPLIFASIAVTIGAMAVCVPIGIGTALYIHEIAGPKQRAVLKPVIEILAGIPSIVYGFFGMLIVAPFLQKLMNIPTGLNGFTASLVLGVMAIPTVSSISEDALSFVPRSFREASLAIGATRWQTLTRVILPAAGSGISTAIILGMSRAVGETMTVLMVAGGAAVIPRSIFDPMRPMTSTIAAEMGEAAMGSPHYHALFAIGLILFFITLIFNIIAEIVSRRFRLKLGLGR, encoded by the coding sequence GTGAACAGCATCAAGGAAAGGTTGATAAAGCTCATTTTCTCTATCCTTGCTTTTTCATCGCTTGTATTTTTAATTGGTATTATCATTACGCTCTTTAAAGAATCATATCCTTTCTTTTCGCAGTTCAACATACTCGGTTCACTGTTCGGAATTAAATGGTACCCGACCGCTGAACCGCCTGAATTCGGCATGTTTCCGCTTATTTTTGCCTCGATTGCGGTCACGATAGGGGCAATGGCTGTTTGCGTTCCAATAGGTATCGGAACCGCTCTCTATATACATGAAATAGCCGGACCGAAACAACGGGCTGTACTGAAACCGGTCATTGAAATTCTCGCAGGCATTCCGTCAATAGTTTACGGATTTTTCGGAATGCTGATTGTTGCCCCATTCTTGCAGAAACTCATGAATATACCGACAGGTCTCAATGGTTTTACTGCAAGCCTCGTCTTGGGAGTTATGGCCATCCCCACTGTCAGCAGCATTTCGGAAGACGCATTGAGCTTTGTCCCCCGGAGTTTCCGGGAGGCATCCCTTGCCATAGGGGCCACACGCTGGCAGACTTTAACCCGCGTAATCCTTCCAGCCGCAGGTTCAGGAATCTCGACGGCAATCATACTCGGTATGAGCAGGGCGGTCGGCGAAACTATGACAGTGCTCATGGTGGCCGGTGGTGCGGCAGTCATACCCAGGTCCATATTTGATCCTATGCGCCCCATGACATCGACAATAGCCGCTGAAATGGGTGAAGCGGCGATGGGAAGCCCTCATTACCATGCACTTTTCGCAATAGGCCTTATTCTGTTTTTTATTACTCTCATTTTTAACATAATCGCAGAAATCGTAAGCAGAAGATTCAGACTCAAACTGGGACTGGGAAGATGA
- a CDS encoding phosphate ABC transporter substrate-binding protein — protein MKSFTKIMVLTLILLVSVSTGTIWAAGKTITIKGSTTVLPIAQATAEAFMEKNPSINISVQGGGSSVGITSLIDGTCDIADSSRQIKVEETEKAGAKGVNVNEIKIAMDGIAVIVNPKNKITAITKQQIKDIYTGKISDWSELGGTPGKIVVLSRDTSSGTYEAFEVLALNKEKVRADALINASNQAIASTVSTTPGAIGYVGHGYLTKKVKDLTVDGIKCTKENILSGKYGLSRPLFMYTNNKPSGDIKKYIDFVLGKEGKKIVEEEGFVGLK, from the coding sequence ATGAAAAGTTTTACTAAGATTATGGTATTAACATTGATACTTCTCGTATCTGTATCAACAGGAACCATATGGGCGGCAGGAAAGACAATAACAATAAAAGGCTCCACCACTGTCCTTCCGATAGCCCAGGCTACAGCCGAGGCGTTTATGGAAAAGAACCCCTCAATAAACATATCCGTTCAGGGTGGAGGTTCAAGTGTCGGAATCACATCCCTGATTGACGGGACCTGTGATATCGCGGACTCATCCAGACAGATTAAGGTCGAGGAAACAGAAAAGGCCGGGGCAAAGGGTGTCAATGTCAACGAGATCAAGATTGCTATGGACGGCATAGCAGTGATCGTCAATCCGAAAAATAAGATTACCGCCATCACAAAGCAGCAGATAAAAGACATATACACCGGCAAGATAAGCGACTGGTCGGAGCTTGGCGGTACACCCGGTAAAATCGTTGTCCTTTCGCGCGACACATCCAGCGGTACATATGAGGCATTCGAAGTCCTTGCACTGAACAAGGAAAAGGTTCGGGCCGATGCCCTCATCAATGCATCAAATCAGGCTATCGCATCAACAGTCTCGACAACACCCGGCGCAATAGGATATGTCGGACACGGCTATCTTACAAAGAAAGTCAAGGATTTGACGGTTGACGGTATAAAATGCACAAAGGAAAACATACTCTCCGGCAAATACGGGCTCTCAAGGCCCCTGTTCATGTACACAAACAATAAACCTTCGGGAGACATCAAAAAGTACATTGACTTCGTTCTCGGCAAGGAAGGCAAGAAAATTGTTGAAGAAGAAGGTTTTGTCGGACTTAAATAA
- a CDS encoding inorganic phosphate transporter: MTLSIIFLVALALLFDFLNGFHDSANSIATIVSTRVLTPQRAVIWAAFFNFIAFIFLGLHVADTIGKIIKPEYVDIYIIFATLIGACIWDILTWWFGLPTSSSHALIGGMIGAAVVKGVSNTLVISSLLNIKAILKTVLFIFVSPIVGLILGLLIGTLVMWIFRKASPIKVDHIFRKGQLVSAALYSLGHGGNDAQKTMGIIFVLLMNAGLISVLPTNVWNTNRVEFLVIISCQIAIALGTMFGGWRIVKTMGQRVTKLRPVDGFCAETGAAISLFIATLLGAPVSTTHTITGAIMGVGSLKRMSAVRWGVAGKIIWAWILTIPGAAVISAITYALVR, encoded by the coding sequence ATGACCTTGAGTATCATATTTCTGGTTGCGCTCGCGCTATTGTTTGACTTTTTAAACGGCTTTCATGACTCGGCAAATTCGATTGCGACAATTGTTTCAACAAGAGTGCTGACCCCTCAGCGGGCAGTTATCTGGGCTGCATTTTTTAATTTCATAGCATTCATATTTCTCGGCCTTCATGTAGCTGATACAATAGGCAAGATAATAAAACCTGAATACGTAGATATCTACATCATCTTTGCAACACTTATAGGTGCATGCATATGGGATATTCTTACCTGGTGGTTTGGTCTGCCTACAAGCTCCTCTCATGCCCTGATAGGCGGAATGATAGGCGCTGCTGTAGTTAAGGGTGTCTCGAATACGCTTGTAATTAGCAGTCTCCTGAACATAAAAGCCATATTAAAGACTGTGCTCTTCATATTTGTTTCCCCGATTGTCGGGCTTATTCTGGGACTCCTCATAGGTACTCTTGTAATGTGGATATTCAGGAAGGCCTCCCCAATAAAGGTTGATCATATCTTCCGCAAGGGACAACTGGTTTCAGCCGCCCTCTACAGTCTTGGACATGGCGGTAACGACGCGCAGAAGACAATGGGCATTATATTTGTTCTCCTTATGAATGCCGGATTGATAAGCGTACTCCCTACAAATGTCTGGAATACCAACAGAGTCGAGTTCCTGGTAATCATCTCGTGTCAGATCGCCATAGCATTAGGTACGATGTTCGGCGGGTGGAGGATCGTCAAGACAATGGGACAAAGGGTTACTAAACTGCGTCCTGTTGACGGTTTCTGCGCAGAAACCGGTGCCGCAATATCACTGTTCATAGCAACCCTGCTCGGCGCACCTGTAAGCACGACGCATACTATTACCGGTGCAATAATGGGAGTCGGTTCACTCAAAAGAATGAGCGCCGTCAGATGGGGTGTGGCGGGGAAAATAATCTGGGCATGGATACTTACAATCCCCGGTGCGGCTGTTATATCAGCCATAACCTATGCCCTGGTTCGATAG
- a CDS encoding arsenate reductase ArsC: protein MDKLKVLFLCTGNSARSQMAEGLLRKIGGEMFEVFSAGLEPKGIHPLTVKVMEEEGIDLKDHRSKHLDEYMGKMHFSYVITVCGNADKNCPAVFPGAGKRIHWEFDDPAAFAGSDDEKIEKFREVRDKIRERIILWLDEIRPLFSR from the coding sequence ATGGACAAACTCAAGGTGCTTTTTCTGTGTACAGGCAATTCGGCCAGATCTCAGATGGCTGAAGGTTTACTTAGAAAAATCGGAGGGGAAATGTTTGAGGTGTTCAGCGCAGGACTTGAACCCAAAGGGATACACCCCTTAACCGTCAAGGTTATGGAAGAAGAGGGAATTGATTTAAAGGATCACCGGTCCAAGCATCTTGATGAATACATGGGTAAAATGCATTTCAGCTACGTTATAACCGTATGCGGCAATGCTGATAAAAACTGTCCTGCGGTTTTTCCCGGCGCAGGCAAAAGGATTCACTGGGAATTTGATGATCCTGCAGCGTTTGCCGGGAGCGATGATGAAAAGATAGAAAAATTTCGTGAAGTACGCGACAAAATCAGGGAAAGAATTATACTGTGGCTGGATGAAATCAGGCCGCTCTTTTCTCGATGA
- the prmC gene encoding peptide chain release factor N(5)-glutamine methyltransferase, whose protein sequence is MGSWTTKAALEWALDIFDCNESMSAGLDAELILCYTMGLRRVDLYIDTERPLTPEERDAYMAYVFRRMKGEPVAYIVKEKEFYGIPFEVGPGVLIPRPETELLVEKTIEVAPNGSTVIEIGTGSGAVMVSILVCRHDLKGVATDISRDAIRFAKKNAVRHEVDKRISFAVADAIEAIGEKSQIIVMNPPYVAEKDINLLSNDILKFEPGCALFGGIDGMNVIRKVIGRLDSCLCPGGMLIMETGYDQQDKIEAACAEEKNLIIREWLNDLAGRPRVVIIEKRAA, encoded by the coding sequence ATGGGAAGCTGGACGACAAAGGCCGCTCTTGAATGGGCGCTTGATATTTTTGACTGCAATGAATCCATGTCCGCCGGGTTGGATGCCGAACTGATTTTATGCTATACAATGGGTCTCAGGCGGGTTGATCTATACATTGACACCGAAAGGCCTCTCACTCCGGAAGAACGTGATGCATATATGGCATATGTTTTCAGGAGAATGAAAGGTGAACCCGTTGCGTATATTGTTAAGGAGAAGGAATTCTACGGGATTCCATTCGAAGTTGGCCCCGGTGTACTGATTCCCAGACCTGAAACCGAGCTGCTTGTCGAAAAAACCATTGAAGTGGCCCCGAATGGTTCCACTGTAATTGAAATTGGAACCGGCTCCGGCGCTGTAATGGTATCCATACTGGTTTGCAGGCATGACCTCAAGGGAGTTGCAACAGACATCAGCAGGGATGCCATCCGGTTTGCGAAAAAGAATGCCGTCAGACACGAAGTTGACAAAAGGATCTCGTTTGCAGTAGCCGATGCAATAGAGGCCATTGGTGAAAAATCTCAAATCATAGTCATGAACCCACCGTATGTAGCCGAAAAAGATATCAATCTTCTCTCAAATGACATCCTCAAATTTGAACCGGGATGTGCGCTGTTCGGGGGAATTGACGGGATGAATGTGATCAGGAAGGTTATCGGCAGACTTGATTCATGCCTTTGCCCCGGTGGAATGCTGATCATGGAGACAGGTTATGACCAGCAGGATAAAATCGAGGCCGCCTGCGCCGAAGAAAAAAATCTGATAATCAGAGAATGGCTCAATGATCTTGCGGGCAGGCCAAGGGTGGTGATCATCGAGAAAAGAGCGGCCTGA
- the prfA gene encoding peptide chain release factor 1, whose translation MLERLKEIERRYIELSDLLTDPELIKDRDRYTQSTKEHSSLEEYVVPFRRLNEISEEIKAHESMLQDPDPEIRDLVREELNSLKEEKDSIENTLKMLFIPKDPNDARNVILEIRAGTGGEEAALFAADLFRMYCRYAESKKWNIEILSLNDTGKGGIKEVIAGISGRNVYSRLKYESGVHRVQRVPETEASGRIHTSAVTVAILPEAEEVDLEISPADLRIDTYRASGSGGQHINKTESAVRITHIPTGVVVTCQDEKSQHKNKDKAMKVLRSRLLQKMQEDHDQEIANERRSQVGSGDRSERIRTYNFPQGRVTDHRINLTLHKLPTILEGDVDELINALAAEAQTQALKGSST comes from the coding sequence ATGCTGGAAAGACTGAAGGAGATAGAGAGGAGATATATCGAACTCTCAGACCTTCTAACCGATCCCGAACTTATCAAAGACCGTGACAGGTACACCCAGTCTACAAAAGAACACTCATCTCTTGAAGAGTATGTGGTGCCTTTTCGCAGGCTCAATGAAATCAGCGAAGAAATCAAGGCCCATGAATCGATGCTCCAAGACCCTGACCCTGAAATTCGCGACCTTGTCAGGGAAGAGCTGAACAGCCTTAAAGAAGAAAAAGACTCCATCGAAAACACTCTCAAAATGCTTTTCATCCCCAAAGATCCGAATGACGCCAGGAACGTTATTCTGGAAATAAGGGCTGGAACAGGAGGCGAAGAGGCAGCACTTTTCGCCGCAGATCTTTTCAGAATGTACTGCCGTTATGCGGAATCAAAGAAATGGAACATAGAAATACTCAGCCTGAACGATACCGGCAAAGGGGGCATAAAAGAGGTTATTGCCGGGATCAGCGGCAGGAATGTTTATTCCAGATTGAAATATGAAAGCGGGGTTCATCGCGTACAGCGTGTCCCTGAAACCGAGGCATCGGGAAGAATACATACTTCTGCCGTAACGGTAGCAATCCTGCCCGAAGCGGAGGAAGTTGATCTCGAGATCTCACCTGCTGATCTGAGGATTGACACCTACAGGGCAAGCGGATCCGGCGGCCAGCATATAAACAAAACAGAAAGCGCTGTCAGGATCACGCATATCCCTACAGGTGTCGTAGTTACATGCCAGGACGAAAAAAGCCAGCACAAGAACAAAGACAAGGCCATGAAGGTGCTCCGTTCCAGACTTCTCCAGAAGATGCAGGAAGACCATGATCAGGAGATAGCAAATGAAAGGCGTTCACAGGTCGGTTCCGGTGACCGCAGCGAAAGGATAAGGACGTATAATTTTCCCCAGGGTCGTGTTACCGACCATCGCATAAACCTGACACTGCATAAACTCCCGACCATTCTCGAAGGTGATGTTGATGAACTTATCAATGCCCTGGCGGCAGAGGCTCAGACACAGGCATTGAAAGGATCATCCACCTGA
- the rpmE gene encoding 50S ribosomal protein L31: MKKDIHPKYEEATVTCACGNSFKTRSTMNDIRVEICSACHPFYTGQQRTSATAGKAELFRRKYGNYLKKDKQQ; encoded by the coding sequence ATGAAAAAGGATATACATCCCAAGTACGAAGAGGCAACAGTTACCTGTGCATGTGGTAACAGCTTTAAAACCCGTTCGACCATGAACGACATCCGTGTTGAAATCTGCAGCGCCTGTCATCCTTTCTATACCGGCCAGCAGAGAACTTCCGCAACAGCAGGCAAGGCCGAACTGTTCCGCAGAAAGTACGGCAATTACCTGAAAAAGGACAAGCAGCAGTAA
- the rho gene encoding transcription termination factor Rho: MHLEELKKKGPKELLESANALEIEGSATMSRQELIFSILQATAEKEGYISGEGILEILPDGFGFLRSADYSYLPGPDDIYVSPSQIRRFNMKVGDKVRGQIRPPKDGERYFALLKLENINEAPIEEAKHRVPFDGLTPLYPMERFTLETKHDNLTGRTLDLLAPIGKGQRGLIVSPPKAGKTMMLQAIANSITTNHPEVILMVLLIDERPEEVTDMQRSVKGEVIASTFDEPASRHVQVARMVIEKAKRFVEYKKDVVILLDSLTRLARAHNTVCPPSGKLLSGGIDANALQKPKRFFGTARNIEEGGSMTILATALIDTGSRMDEVIYEEFKGTGNCEIHLDRTIMERRIFPAFDISKSGTRKEELLIQHDQLDRIWILRKLLSPLNPVDSIEFLLDKLSKTDNNAHFLEVMNK, translated from the coding sequence ATGCATTTAGAAGAACTAAAGAAGAAAGGGCCAAAAGAGCTTTTAGAATCGGCAAACGCTCTGGAAATTGAAGGCTCGGCAACAATGTCCAGGCAGGAGCTTATATTCTCCATACTCCAGGCCACTGCCGAAAAAGAAGGTTACATATCAGGAGAGGGAATCCTTGAAATCCTGCCCGACGGATTCGGATTCCTCCGTTCGGCTGATTACAGCTATCTTCCCGGACCGGATGACATATATGTTTCTCCGTCACAGATACGCCGCTTCAACATGAAGGTCGGCGACAAGGTCAGAGGTCAGATAAGACCGCCGAAAGACGGCGAAAGATATTTTGCTCTTCTCAAGCTTGAAAACATAAACGAAGCTCCCATAGAAGAAGCAAAGCACAGGGTTCCTTTTGACGGACTCACCCCGCTTTATCCGATGGAACGCTTCACTCTTGAGACAAAACATGACAACCTTACAGGAAGGACGCTTGACCTGCTAGCGCCTATCGGCAAAGGCCAGCGAGGCCTTATCGTCTCACCTCCTAAAGCAGGTAAAACCATGATGCTTCAGGCAATTGCCAACAGTATCACCACAAATCATCCGGAAGTCATTCTCATGGTACTGCTCATTGACGAAAGACCGGAAGAGGTTACGGACATGCAGCGCTCAGTTAAGGGAGAGGTCATTGCCTCGACATTTGACGAACCCGCATCACGCCATGTTCAGGTTGCAAGAATGGTCATAGAAAAAGCAAAGAGATTTGTTGAATACAAAAAGGATGTAGTAATCCTCCTGGATTCTCTTACAAGGCTTGCAAGGGCTCACAATACGGTATGCCCTCCATCCGGCAAACTCTTATCAGGCGGCATCGATGCGAATGCCCTTCAAAAGCCAAAACGCTTTTTCGGAACTGCTAGAAATATCGAAGAAGGCGGAAGCATGACAATTCTTGCAACGGCTTTAATCGACACGGGTTCCAGGATGGACGAGGTCATTTACGAAGAGTTCAAGGGCACGGGCAACTGTGAAATACACCTCGACCGGACAATCATGGAAAGAAGGATATTCCCGGCATTCGACATATCCAAATCGGGCACGAGGAAAGAAGAGCTTCTCATCCAGCATGATCAGCTTGACCGCATATGGATATTGAGAAAACTTTTAAGCCCGCTCAATCCCGTAGACAGCATTGAATTTTTGCTGGACAAACTTTCAAAGACAGATAATAATGCGCACTTCCTTGAAGTAATGAATAAGTAA
- the prfB gene encoding peptide chain release factor 2 (programmed frameshift) → MTNDYQMRIDALSGKVETIRGIFEVSKKAVRIEELDSLLSNPDVWKDRSKFTEYQSERSRLSNIVRQWETFSKLWEDLQVMIEFAEEDESMAGEIDSALSDLEEKAHAIELAHILSGPDDSRSAFLEIHAGAGGTEAQDWAEMLLRMYLRWAESNRIKASIIDIYSDEEAGIKSVTVEMAGEWAFGYLKCETGVHRLVRISPFDANARRHTSFASVMVTPEVDLNIDVQIDEKELRIDTYRSSGHGGQHVNKTDSAVRITHLPTGIVVSCQNERSQHKNKAFCMKMLASKLYELEVEKQKERMDEFHREKKDIAWGSQIRSYVMQPYQMVKDHRTNLEIGNVQAVLDGEINPFIDAYLAMMAKGDKND, encoded by the exons ATGACTAACGACTATCAAATGCGTATTGATGCGCTTTCAGGGAAAGTTGAAACCATCAGAGGT ATCTTTGAAGTTTCCAAAAAGGCTGTCCGCATTGAAGAATTAGATTCGCTTTTATCAAATCCCGATGTTTGGAAAGACCGGTCCAAGTTCACCGAATACCAGTCCGAACGTTCAAGGCTTTCAAATATAGTAAGACAGTGGGAGACATTTTCAAAGCTTTGGGAAGATCTGCAGGTCATGATTGAGTTTGCAGAAGAAGACGAATCAATGGCCGGCGAAATCGATTCCGCATTAAGCGATCTCGAGGAAAAAGCCCATGCAATTGAATTGGCACATATATTGTCAGGCCCTGACGACTCAAGGAGCGCATTTCTGGAAATTCATGCCGGTGCCGGAGGCACCGAGGCCCAGGACTGGGCGGAAATGCTCCTGCGAATGTATTTGAGATGGGCTGAGTCAAACAGAATCAAGGCGAGCATAATCGACATATATTCCGACGAGGAAGCAGGCATAAAAAGCGTTACCGTCGAGATGGCCGGTGAATGGGCTTTCGGCTATCTCAAATGCGAAACGGGAGTTCATCGTCTTGTCCGCATCTCGCCGTTTGACGCCAATGCAAGGAGGCATACATCCTTTGCGTCAGTCATGGTCACACCTGAAGTCGATCTGAATATTGACGTGCAGATTGACGAAAAGGAGCTCAGAATTGATACGTACCGTTCTTCAGGTCACGGCGGCCAGCATGTCAACAAAACCGATTCCGCCGTGCGCATAACGCACCTTCCTACAGGAATAGTTGTTTCATGTCAGAATGAAAGGAGCCAGCATAAAAACAAGGCCTTCTGCATGAAGATGCTTGCATCGAAACTTTATGAGCTTGAGGTTGAAAAGCAGAAGGAGCGCATGGATGAATTCCACAGAGAGAAGAAGGATATAGCCTGGGGCAGCCAGATTCGCTCATATGTAATGCAGCCTTATCAGATGGTAAAGGACCACAGAACGAATCTGGAGATAGGAAATGTCCAGGCGGTTCTGGACGGTGAAATAAACCCGTTTATTGATGCATATCTTGCTATGATGGCAAAGGGTGATAAGAATGATTAA
- a CDS encoding nitroreductase family protein has product MIKTIKTRRSIRRFKKVPVSDDAVNHAIEAGTWAPSGMNNQPWRFAVIKDAETKAWLADLTQYGSTLKSAGALIAVFMDNASSYDRTKDLQAIGACIQNMLLAIHSIGLGGLWLGEILKNRDTVEKLLGAPDDYELMAIVAMGEPCVCPKPPKRKQLSDMVFLYK; this is encoded by the coding sequence ATGATTAAGACAATAAAAACACGCCGCAGCATAAGAAGGTTCAAAAAGGTGCCGGTCTCGGACGATGCAGTAAATCATGCGATAGAGGCGGGAACCTGGGCTCCTTCCGGAATGAACAATCAGCCCTGGAGATTTGCGGTAATAAAAGACGCTGAAACAAAGGCATGGCTTGCAGACCTGACGCAGTACGGAAGCACACTCAAATCAGCGGGCGCTCTTATCGCTGTTTTCATGGACAATGCCTCAAGCTATGACAGGACCAAGGATCTGCAGGCCATAGGCGCATGCATACAGAATATGCTGCTTGCGATACATTCAATCGGCTTGGGCGGCCTGTGGCTCGGCGAGATTCTAAAGAACAGGGATACTGTTGAAAAGCTGCTTGGCGCCCCGGATGATTATGAGCTTATGGCCATTGTTGCCATGGGGGAACCCTGCGTGTGCCCGAAGCCTCCCAAGCGCAAGCAGCTTTCGGATATGGTGTTTCTCTACAAATAA
- a CDS encoding Crp/Fnr family transcriptional regulator, whose amino-acid sequence MEDKFLDYIPLFSGLPEEDKKKLNSSGIYRSYKPGELIAGPTDRIRAFFVVVWGSVKLHRTSHEGHEQTLYIFGPGEPFCMTALEDGTFPADATALTETRVLILPADVLESIAKSEPALLLNIMSVLIKRLKETMNLIEMLSMKEIPQRLAAWLIHSSAFQGGSDMLHIGMSHRELSKLLGTTPESLSRAFRRFKDEGMVDLKGRAVKILKRDLLSNIASNGWNPADQPKLPR is encoded by the coding sequence ATGGAAGATAAATTTCTCGACTACATACCTTTATTTTCAGGCCTGCCTGAAGAAGACAAGAAAAAGCTTAACTCAAGCGGGATATACCGTTCCTATAAACCCGGAGAACTTATTGCCGGTCCGACGGACAGGATCAGGGCATTTTTCGTTGTTGTCTGGGGCAGTGTGAAACTTCACAGGACATCACATGAAGGCCACGAGCAGACGCTTTATATTTTCGGCCCGGGTGAGCCGTTCTGCATGACGGCACTTGAAGACGGGACCTTCCCTGCCGATGCCACGGCTCTTACCGAAACGAGGGTTCTCATACTCCCTGCTGATGTACTGGAATCAATCGCCAAATCTGAACCTGCGCTTCTTCTCAATATAATGAGCGTGCTTATAAAAAGACTTAAAGAAACCATGAACCTGATCGAAATGCTGTCCATGAAGGAGATTCCACAAAGGCTTGCCGCATGGCTGATCCATTCGTCCGCGTTTCAGGGCGGCAGCGACATGCTGCATATCGGGATGTCGCACAGGGAGCTTTCCAAACTCCTTGGCACGACGCCCGAATCCCTATCGAGAGCTTTCAGGCGCTTTAAGGATGAAGGAATGGTGGACTTAAAAGGTAGAGCGGTAAAAATCCTCAAAAGGGACCTGTTGAGTAATATCGCTTCGAACGGATGGAATCCGGCCGATCAGCCTAAATTACCGAGGTGA
- a CDS encoding AbfB domain-containing protein, whose translation MKNFMNSSVFVFFRFIIAGLVITALPETLIADELTEKDRVLRYIVNLPLKTSDTIAGVTLERPLVFENALIVWPDRDLDGLDDAMETSLAERVRPILIFDSNETALEKDEPVVLFQVRPADLSGSYEMTVRIRWVLLFRKNSGYGPCSALCGGGHAGDIKTITYTMTSKDKGTTWETAEIALGEKETTVWKKGRDKIGSRASHPQFFVSSGRHNLYFFPAQDGIKSPYSLLGCCDNVNGEGAVVLSEIKNTGEPEAHPKPDFADSLAPIFPDYSAWGKKYFFSFWAGKISNRWLSDKIIPRDASLCSIESFVSPGSFIRHKRYLGEVTNILSARDRLDSRFHIIPAASGKNLVMIESVNYPGYFLADKDGRLFLIKSGGRNESNGACFEMKKGFEGKNTVSFKSAAKGNTYIRQRDGHLFVESGKDKQFRNEASFMITSPR comes from the coding sequence ATGAAAAATTTCATGAACAGCTCTGTGTTTGTATTTTTCAGGTTCATTATTGCAGGTTTGGTGATTACCGCCCTGCCGGAAACACTTATTGCGGATGAACTTACAGAAAAAGACAGGGTTCTTCGGTATATCGTAAATCTTCCTCTGAAAACAAGCGATACAATCGCAGGGGTTACCCTCGAAAGACCGCTCGTTTTTGAAAATGCCCTCATAGTCTGGCCGGACAGAGACCTGGACGGACTCGATGATGCCATGGAAACAAGCCTTGCCGAAAGGGTAAGGCCCATACTTATATTTGATTCAAATGAAACCGCACTTGAAAAGGATGAGCCGGTTGTGCTGTTTCAGGTAAGACCCGCCGACCTTTCCGGCAGCTATGAAATGACAGTCAGGATCAGGTGGGTGCTGCTGTTCAGGAAAAACAGCGGATATGGTCCGTGTTCGGCATTATGCGGCGGTGGTCATGCAGGTGACATAAAGACCATCACATATACCATGACATCAAAAGACAAGGGCACAACCTGGGAAACAGCAGAAATCGCACTTGGTGAAAAAGAAACCACTGTCTGGAAAAAGGGCCGTGACAAAATCGGTTCAAGGGCTTCGCATCCTCAGTTCTTCGTCTCTTCGGGCAGACATAATCTCTATTTCTTTCCTGCACAGGACGGCATAAAATCACCATACAGTCTTTTGGGCTGCTGCGATAATGTGAACGGCGAAGGAGCCGTTGTTCTGTCTGAAATAAAGAATACGGGTGAGCCTGAAGCGCATCCAAAACCTGATTTTGCAGACAGCCTGGCGCCCATTTTTCCTGATTACTCAGCATGGGGGAAAAAATATTTTTTCTCCTTTTGGGCAGGAAAGATAAGTAACAGATGGCTTTCAGATAAGATTATACCCAGGGACGCATCGCTATGCTCGATTGAAAGCTTTGTCAGTCCGGGCAGTTTTATTAGGCACAAACGCTATCTGGGAGAGGTAACGAATATCTTATCTGCCCGTGACAGGCTTGATTCAAGGTTCCACATTATCCCGGCCGCCAGCGGCAAAAATCTTGTTATGATCGAATCCGTAAACTATCCCGGATATTTTCTCGCGGATAAAGACGGCCGCCTTTTTCTTATAAAGTCCGGCGGCAGAAATGAAAGTAATGGGGCCTGTTTTGAGATGAAAAAAGGATTTGAAGGAAAGAACACTGTTTCCTTCAAATCGGCCGCCAAGGGGAATACCTATATCAGACAACGGGACGGACACCTCTTCGTTGAATCCGGCAAAGACAAGCAGTTCAGGAATGAGGCCTCTTTCATGATTACTTCACCTCGGTAA